Proteins encoded in a region of the Bubalus bubalis isolate 160015118507 breed Murrah chromosome 9, NDDB_SH_1, whole genome shotgun sequence genome:
- the SLC4A9 gene encoding anion exchange protein 4 isoform X1: MKLPGQEGSDISSASENVPTGQLDSGPGSGLSPDGPLDTDSRELEVHKDPPLFIQLNELLGWPHAPEWKETGRWVLFEEKLEVGAGRWSTPHVPTVALPSLQKLRSLLAKGLVLLDCPALSLQELTEQVTRVESLSPELRGKLKALLLQRPQHLIQTPCTSPCWGSAHPREASLEQEAPLKEQHQNPLRQKFAAGAEAGAVLAGQLGFLEQPLGVFVRLRDPVVLGPLIEVPLPSRFFCLLLGPPTLGRGYHEMGRAVAILLSDLQFQWRVRRASSLHDLLAALDAFLEEVTVLPPGRWDPTARIPPPKCLPSEHKRLPSQLRVAKGPSVRRRTPAEDRHGRRQHAANPELRRTGRLFGGLVQDVRRKASWYPSDFLDALHPQCFSAVLYIYLATITNAITFGGLLGEATDGAQGVLESFLGTAVTGAAFCLMAGQPLTILGSTGPVLVFERLLFSFSRDHSLDYLPFRLWVGIWVAIFCLVLVATEASVLVRYFTRFTEEGFCALISLIFIYDAVGKMLTLTHTYPIQRPGSPTYGCLCQYPDPGGNESQWTSTNPKDRDDILSMDLGLVNASLLPPPECAQRGGHPRGPGCHTVPDIAFFSILLFLTSFLFAMALKHVKTSRFFPSVVRKMLGDFSSVLAILLGCGLDAFLGLATPKLMVPREFKPTLPGRGWLVSPFGANPWWLSVAAALPALLLSILIFMDQQITGVILNRAEYRLRKGAGFHLDLFCVAVLMPFTSALGLPWYVSATVISLAHMDSLRRESRACAPGEAPSFLGIREQRLTGLAVFILTGISIFLAPILKFIPMPLLYGIFLYMGVTAISSIQFMKRVQLLLIPAKHQPDLLFLRHVPLSRVHLFTAIQLACLGLLWIIKSTPAAIIFPIMLLGLVGVRKALEWVFSPQELLWLDELMPEKERGIPEKGVEPEYSFSGSDSEDSELMYQPKAPEINISVN, translated from the exons ATGAAGTTGCCAGGCCAAGAGGGGTCTGACATCTCCAGTGCTAGTGAAAATGTGCCTACAGGACAGCTGGACAGTGGCCCTGGCTCTGGCCTCAGCCCTGATGGCCCCTTAGACACAGACAGCAGGGAACTGGAGGTACACAAGGACCCTCCGCTCTTCATTCAGCTGAATGAGCTGCTGGGCTGGCCCCACGCACCCGAGTGGAAAGAGACAGGCAG GTGGGTGCTGTTTGAGGAGAAGTTGGAAGTGGGTGCAGGACGGTGGAGCACCCCCCACGTGCCCACCGTGGCACTACCCAGCCTCCAGAAGCTCCGCAGCTTGTTGGCCAAGGGCCTTGTCCTGCTGGACTGTCCAGCTCTGAGCCTCCAGGAGCTCACAG AGCAAGTGACCAGAGTGGAGTCGCTGAGCCCAGAGCTGAGAGGGAAGCTGAAGGCTTTGCTGCTGCAGAGACCCCAGCACCTCATCCAGACCCCATGCACCAGCCCCTGCTGGG GATCTGCCCATCCAAGAGAGGCTTCTCTGGAGCAGGAAGCCCCCCTGAAGGAACAG catcagaaCCCTCTAAGACAGAAGTTTGCTGCAGGGGCTGAAGCAGGAGCTGTGCTGGCAGGACAGCTGGGCTTCCTGGAACAGCCACTGGGGGTCTTTGTGCGACTGCGGGATCCAGTGGTACTGGGGCCCCTTATTGAGGTGCCCCTCCCCAGCAG GTTTTTCTGCCTGCTCCTCGGTCCCCCTACACTGGGAAGGGGCTACCATGAGATGGGCCGAGCAGTGGCCATCCTCCTCAGTGACCTG CAATTTCAGTGGAGAGTTCGGCGGGCCAGCAGCCTTCATGACCTTCTGGCAGCCCTGGATGCTTTCCTAGAGGAAGTGACAGTGCTCCCTCCAGGTCGATGGGACCCGACAGCTCGGATTCCCCCACCTAAATGCCTGCCGTCTGAGCACAAAAG GCTCCCTTCACAATTGCGGGTGGCCAAGGGGCCCTCTGTCCGGAGAAGGACCCCAGCTGAGGACAGGCACGGCCGCAGACAGCACGCGGCTAACCCGGAGTTGCGGCGGACGGGCAG GCTGTTCGGGGGCCTTGTCCAGGACGTGCGGAGGAAGGCCTCGTGGTACCCCAGCGACTTCTTGGACGCCCTGCACCCCCAGTGCTTCTCGGCCGTGCTCTACATTTACCTGGCCACCATCACTAACGCCATCACTTTTGGGGGTCTGCTGGGAGAAGCCACCGACGGTGcgcag GGGGTGCTGGAAAGCTTCCTGGGCACGGCAGTGACTGGAGCTGCCTTCTGCCTGATGGCTGGCCAGCCCCTCACCATCCTTGGCAGCACCGGGCCAGTGCTGGTCTTTGAACGTCTGCTCTTCTCCTTCAGCAG AGATCACAGCCTGGATTACCTGCCCTTCCGCCTGTGGGTTGGCATCTGGGTGGCCATCTTTTGCCTGGTGCTGGTGGCCACGGAGGCCAGCGTGCTGGTGCGCTACTTTACCCGCTTCACCGAGGAAGGCTTCTGTGCTCTCATCAGTCTCATCTTCATCTatgatgctgttggaaaaatgctGACCTTGACCCATACCTATCCCATCCAGAGACCTGGCTCTCCCACCTATGGCTGTCTCTGCCAGTACCCAGATCCAGGAG GAAATGAGTCTCAGTGGACAAGCACAAACCCTAAAGACAGAGATGACATCTTGAGCATG GACCTAGGCCTGGTCAATGCATCCTTGCTGCCCCCACCTGAGTGTGCCCAGCGGGGAGGCCATCCTCGTGGGCCCGGCTGTCATACAGTCCCAGATATTGCCTTCTTCTCCATCCTCCTCTTCCTTACTTCCTTCCTCTTTGCCATGGCCCTCAAGCACGTAAAGACCAGTCGCTTCTTCCCCTCCGTG GTACGCAAGATGCTGGGTGACTTCTCCTCGGTCCTGGCCATCCTGCTAGGCTGTGGCCTCGATGCCTTCCTTGGCCTAGCCACACCGAAGCTCATGGTGCCCAGAGAGTTCAAG CCCACACTCCCTGGACGTGGCTGGCTGGTGTCACCTTTTGGAGCCAACCCCTGGTGGCTGAGTGTGGCAGCTGCCCTGCCTGCTCTGCTATTGTCTATCCTCATTTTCATGGACCAGCAGATCACAGGGGTCATCCTCAACCGTGCTGAATACAGACTGCGG AAGGGAGCTGGCTTCCACCTGGACCTCTTCTGTGTGGCTGTGCTCATGCCCTTCACATCAGCGCTTGGGCTGCCCTGGTATGTCTCAGCCACTGTCATCTCCCTGGCCCACATGGACAGTCTTCGGAGAGAAAGCAGAGCCTGTGCCCCAGGGGAGGCTCCCAGCTTTCTGGGCATCAG AGAGCAGAGGCTGACGGGCCTGGCAGTATTCATCCTCACAGGAATCTCCATCTTCCTGGCACCTATACTCAAG TTCATCCCAATGCCTCTTCTCTATGGCATCTTCCTGTACATGGGGGTGACAGCGATTAGCAGCATCCAG TTCATGAAGAGGGTGCAGCTATTATTGATACCAGCGAAGCACCAGCCAGACCTTCTGTTCTTGCGGCATGTGCCCCTGAGCAGGGTCCACCTGTTCACAGCCATCCAGCTTGCCTGCCTGGGTCTGCTTTGGATAATCAAGTCTACCCCTGCAGCTATCATCTTCCCCATCATG TTGCTGGGCCTGGTGGGGGTCCGAAAGGCACTGGAGTGGGTCTTCTCGCCACAGGAACTCCTCTGGCTGGATGAGCTGATGCcggagaaagagagaggcatCCCTGAAAAGGGCGTGGAGCCAGAGTACTCGTTCAGTGGAAGTGACAGTGAAGAT TCAGAGCTGATGTATCAGCCAAAGGCTCCGGAAATCAACATCTCTGTGAATTAG
- the SLC4A9 gene encoding anion exchange protein 4 isoform X2 produces the protein MKLPGQEGSDISSASENVPTGQLDSGPGSGLSPDGPLDTDSRELEVHKDPPLFIQLNELLGWPHAPEWKETGRWVLFEEKLEVGAGRWSTPHVPTVALPSLQKLRSLLAKGLVLLDCPALSLQELTEQVTRVESLSPELRGKLKALLLQRPQHLIQTPCTSPCWGSAHPREASLEQEAPLKEQHQNPLRQKFAAGAEAGAVLAGQLGFLEQPLGVFVRLRDPVVLGPLIEVPLPSRFFCLLLGPPTLGRGYHEMGRAVAILLSDLQFQWRVRRASSLHDLLAALDAFLEEVTVLPPGRWDPTARIPPPKCLPSEHKRLPSQLRVAKGPSVRRRTPAEDRHGRRQHAANPELRRTGRLFGGLVQDVRRKASWYPSDFLDALHPQCFSAVLYIYLATITNAITFGGLLGEATDGAQGVLESFLGTAVTGAAFCLMAGQPLTILGSTGPVLVFERLLFSFSRDHSLDYLPFRLWVGIWVAIFCLVLVATEASVLVRYFTRFTEEGFCALISLIFIYDAVGKMLTLTHTYPIQRPGSPTYGCLCQYPDPGGNESQWTSTNPKDRDDILSMDLGLVNASLLPPPECAQRGGHPRGPGCHTVPDIAFFSILLFLTSFLFAMALKHVKTSRFFPSVVRKMLGDFSSVLAILLGCGLDAFLGLATPKLMVPREFKPTLPGRGWLVSPFGANPWWLSVAAALPALLLSILIFMDQQITGVILNRAEYRLRKGAGFHLDLFCVAVLMPFTSALGLPWYVSATVISLAHMDSLRRESRACAPGEAPSFLGIREQRLTGLAVFILTGISIFLAPILKFMKRVQLLLIPAKHQPDLLFLRHVPLSRVHLFTAIQLACLGLLWIIKSTPAAIIFPIMLLGLVGVRKALEWVFSPQELLWLDELMPEKERGIPEKGVEPEYSFSGSDSEDSELMYQPKAPEINISVN, from the exons ATGAAGTTGCCAGGCCAAGAGGGGTCTGACATCTCCAGTGCTAGTGAAAATGTGCCTACAGGACAGCTGGACAGTGGCCCTGGCTCTGGCCTCAGCCCTGATGGCCCCTTAGACACAGACAGCAGGGAACTGGAGGTACACAAGGACCCTCCGCTCTTCATTCAGCTGAATGAGCTGCTGGGCTGGCCCCACGCACCCGAGTGGAAAGAGACAGGCAG GTGGGTGCTGTTTGAGGAGAAGTTGGAAGTGGGTGCAGGACGGTGGAGCACCCCCCACGTGCCCACCGTGGCACTACCCAGCCTCCAGAAGCTCCGCAGCTTGTTGGCCAAGGGCCTTGTCCTGCTGGACTGTCCAGCTCTGAGCCTCCAGGAGCTCACAG AGCAAGTGACCAGAGTGGAGTCGCTGAGCCCAGAGCTGAGAGGGAAGCTGAAGGCTTTGCTGCTGCAGAGACCCCAGCACCTCATCCAGACCCCATGCACCAGCCCCTGCTGGG GATCTGCCCATCCAAGAGAGGCTTCTCTGGAGCAGGAAGCCCCCCTGAAGGAACAG catcagaaCCCTCTAAGACAGAAGTTTGCTGCAGGGGCTGAAGCAGGAGCTGTGCTGGCAGGACAGCTGGGCTTCCTGGAACAGCCACTGGGGGTCTTTGTGCGACTGCGGGATCCAGTGGTACTGGGGCCCCTTATTGAGGTGCCCCTCCCCAGCAG GTTTTTCTGCCTGCTCCTCGGTCCCCCTACACTGGGAAGGGGCTACCATGAGATGGGCCGAGCAGTGGCCATCCTCCTCAGTGACCTG CAATTTCAGTGGAGAGTTCGGCGGGCCAGCAGCCTTCATGACCTTCTGGCAGCCCTGGATGCTTTCCTAGAGGAAGTGACAGTGCTCCCTCCAGGTCGATGGGACCCGACAGCTCGGATTCCCCCACCTAAATGCCTGCCGTCTGAGCACAAAAG GCTCCCTTCACAATTGCGGGTGGCCAAGGGGCCCTCTGTCCGGAGAAGGACCCCAGCTGAGGACAGGCACGGCCGCAGACAGCACGCGGCTAACCCGGAGTTGCGGCGGACGGGCAG GCTGTTCGGGGGCCTTGTCCAGGACGTGCGGAGGAAGGCCTCGTGGTACCCCAGCGACTTCTTGGACGCCCTGCACCCCCAGTGCTTCTCGGCCGTGCTCTACATTTACCTGGCCACCATCACTAACGCCATCACTTTTGGGGGTCTGCTGGGAGAAGCCACCGACGGTGcgcag GGGGTGCTGGAAAGCTTCCTGGGCACGGCAGTGACTGGAGCTGCCTTCTGCCTGATGGCTGGCCAGCCCCTCACCATCCTTGGCAGCACCGGGCCAGTGCTGGTCTTTGAACGTCTGCTCTTCTCCTTCAGCAG AGATCACAGCCTGGATTACCTGCCCTTCCGCCTGTGGGTTGGCATCTGGGTGGCCATCTTTTGCCTGGTGCTGGTGGCCACGGAGGCCAGCGTGCTGGTGCGCTACTTTACCCGCTTCACCGAGGAAGGCTTCTGTGCTCTCATCAGTCTCATCTTCATCTatgatgctgttggaaaaatgctGACCTTGACCCATACCTATCCCATCCAGAGACCTGGCTCTCCCACCTATGGCTGTCTCTGCCAGTACCCAGATCCAGGAG GAAATGAGTCTCAGTGGACAAGCACAAACCCTAAAGACAGAGATGACATCTTGAGCATG GACCTAGGCCTGGTCAATGCATCCTTGCTGCCCCCACCTGAGTGTGCCCAGCGGGGAGGCCATCCTCGTGGGCCCGGCTGTCATACAGTCCCAGATATTGCCTTCTTCTCCATCCTCCTCTTCCTTACTTCCTTCCTCTTTGCCATGGCCCTCAAGCACGTAAAGACCAGTCGCTTCTTCCCCTCCGTG GTACGCAAGATGCTGGGTGACTTCTCCTCGGTCCTGGCCATCCTGCTAGGCTGTGGCCTCGATGCCTTCCTTGGCCTAGCCACACCGAAGCTCATGGTGCCCAGAGAGTTCAAG CCCACACTCCCTGGACGTGGCTGGCTGGTGTCACCTTTTGGAGCCAACCCCTGGTGGCTGAGTGTGGCAGCTGCCCTGCCTGCTCTGCTATTGTCTATCCTCATTTTCATGGACCAGCAGATCACAGGGGTCATCCTCAACCGTGCTGAATACAGACTGCGG AAGGGAGCTGGCTTCCACCTGGACCTCTTCTGTGTGGCTGTGCTCATGCCCTTCACATCAGCGCTTGGGCTGCCCTGGTATGTCTCAGCCACTGTCATCTCCCTGGCCCACATGGACAGTCTTCGGAGAGAAAGCAGAGCCTGTGCCCCAGGGGAGGCTCCCAGCTTTCTGGGCATCAG AGAGCAGAGGCTGACGGGCCTGGCAGTATTCATCCTCACAGGAATCTCCATCTTCCTGGCACCTATACTCAAG TTCATGAAGAGGGTGCAGCTATTATTGATACCAGCGAAGCACCAGCCAGACCTTCTGTTCTTGCGGCATGTGCCCCTGAGCAGGGTCCACCTGTTCACAGCCATCCAGCTTGCCTGCCTGGGTCTGCTTTGGATAATCAAGTCTACCCCTGCAGCTATCATCTTCCCCATCATG TTGCTGGGCCTGGTGGGGGTCCGAAAGGCACTGGAGTGGGTCTTCTCGCCACAGGAACTCCTCTGGCTGGATGAGCTGATGCcggagaaagagagaggcatCCCTGAAAAGGGCGTGGAGCCAGAGTACTCGTTCAGTGGAAGTGACAGTGAAGAT TCAGAGCTGATGTATCAGCCAAAGGCTCCGGAAATCAACATCTCTGTGAATTAG
- the SLC4A9 gene encoding anion exchange protein 4 isoform X4: MKLPGQEGSDISSASENVPTGQLDSGPGSGLSPDGPLDTDSRELEVHKDPPLFIQLNELLGWPHAPEWKETGRWVLFEEKLEVGAGRWSTPHVPTVALPSLQKLRSLLAKGLVLLDCPALSLQELTEQVTRVESLSPELRGKLKALLLQRPQHLIQTPCTSPCWGSAHPREASLEQEAPLKEQHQNPLRQKFAAGAEAGAVLAGQLGFLEQPLGVFVRLRDPVVLGPLIEVPLPSRFFCLLLGPPTLGRGYHEMGRAVAILLSDLQFQWRVRRASSLHDLLAALDAFLEEVTVLPPGRWDPTARIPPPKCLPSEHKRLPSQLRVAKGPSVRRRTPAEDRHGRRQHAANPELRRTGRLFGGLVQDVRRKASWYPSDFLDALHPQCFSAVLYIYLATITNAITFGGLLGEATDGAQGVLESFLGTAVTGAAFCLMAGQPLTILGSTGPVLVFERLLFSFSRDHSLDYLPFRLWVGIWVAIFCLVLVATEASVLVRYFTRFTEEGFCALISLIFIYDAVGKMLTLTHTYPIQRPGSPTYGCLCQYPDPGGNESQWTSTNPKDRDDILSMPTLPGRGWLVSPFGANPWWLSVAAALPALLLSILIFMDQQITGVILNRAEYRLRKGAGFHLDLFCVAVLMPFTSALGLPWYVSATVISLAHMDSLRRESRACAPGEAPSFLGIREQRLTGLAVFILTGISIFLAPILKFIPMPLLYGIFLYMGVTAISSIQFMKRVQLLLIPAKHQPDLLFLRHVPLSRVHLFTAIQLACLGLLWIIKSTPAAIIFPIMLLGLVGVRKALEWVFSPQELLWLDELMPEKERGIPEKGVEPEYSFSGSDSEDSELMYQPKAPEINISVN, translated from the exons ATGAAGTTGCCAGGCCAAGAGGGGTCTGACATCTCCAGTGCTAGTGAAAATGTGCCTACAGGACAGCTGGACAGTGGCCCTGGCTCTGGCCTCAGCCCTGATGGCCCCTTAGACACAGACAGCAGGGAACTGGAGGTACACAAGGACCCTCCGCTCTTCATTCAGCTGAATGAGCTGCTGGGCTGGCCCCACGCACCCGAGTGGAAAGAGACAGGCAG GTGGGTGCTGTTTGAGGAGAAGTTGGAAGTGGGTGCAGGACGGTGGAGCACCCCCCACGTGCCCACCGTGGCACTACCCAGCCTCCAGAAGCTCCGCAGCTTGTTGGCCAAGGGCCTTGTCCTGCTGGACTGTCCAGCTCTGAGCCTCCAGGAGCTCACAG AGCAAGTGACCAGAGTGGAGTCGCTGAGCCCAGAGCTGAGAGGGAAGCTGAAGGCTTTGCTGCTGCAGAGACCCCAGCACCTCATCCAGACCCCATGCACCAGCCCCTGCTGGG GATCTGCCCATCCAAGAGAGGCTTCTCTGGAGCAGGAAGCCCCCCTGAAGGAACAG catcagaaCCCTCTAAGACAGAAGTTTGCTGCAGGGGCTGAAGCAGGAGCTGTGCTGGCAGGACAGCTGGGCTTCCTGGAACAGCCACTGGGGGTCTTTGTGCGACTGCGGGATCCAGTGGTACTGGGGCCCCTTATTGAGGTGCCCCTCCCCAGCAG GTTTTTCTGCCTGCTCCTCGGTCCCCCTACACTGGGAAGGGGCTACCATGAGATGGGCCGAGCAGTGGCCATCCTCCTCAGTGACCTG CAATTTCAGTGGAGAGTTCGGCGGGCCAGCAGCCTTCATGACCTTCTGGCAGCCCTGGATGCTTTCCTAGAGGAAGTGACAGTGCTCCCTCCAGGTCGATGGGACCCGACAGCTCGGATTCCCCCACCTAAATGCCTGCCGTCTGAGCACAAAAG GCTCCCTTCACAATTGCGGGTGGCCAAGGGGCCCTCTGTCCGGAGAAGGACCCCAGCTGAGGACAGGCACGGCCGCAGACAGCACGCGGCTAACCCGGAGTTGCGGCGGACGGGCAG GCTGTTCGGGGGCCTTGTCCAGGACGTGCGGAGGAAGGCCTCGTGGTACCCCAGCGACTTCTTGGACGCCCTGCACCCCCAGTGCTTCTCGGCCGTGCTCTACATTTACCTGGCCACCATCACTAACGCCATCACTTTTGGGGGTCTGCTGGGAGAAGCCACCGACGGTGcgcag GGGGTGCTGGAAAGCTTCCTGGGCACGGCAGTGACTGGAGCTGCCTTCTGCCTGATGGCTGGCCAGCCCCTCACCATCCTTGGCAGCACCGGGCCAGTGCTGGTCTTTGAACGTCTGCTCTTCTCCTTCAGCAG AGATCACAGCCTGGATTACCTGCCCTTCCGCCTGTGGGTTGGCATCTGGGTGGCCATCTTTTGCCTGGTGCTGGTGGCCACGGAGGCCAGCGTGCTGGTGCGCTACTTTACCCGCTTCACCGAGGAAGGCTTCTGTGCTCTCATCAGTCTCATCTTCATCTatgatgctgttggaaaaatgctGACCTTGACCCATACCTATCCCATCCAGAGACCTGGCTCTCCCACCTATGGCTGTCTCTGCCAGTACCCAGATCCAGGAG GAAATGAGTCTCAGTGGACAAGCACAAACCCTAAAGACAGAGATGACATCTTGAGCATG CCCACACTCCCTGGACGTGGCTGGCTGGTGTCACCTTTTGGAGCCAACCCCTGGTGGCTGAGTGTGGCAGCTGCCCTGCCTGCTCTGCTATTGTCTATCCTCATTTTCATGGACCAGCAGATCACAGGGGTCATCCTCAACCGTGCTGAATACAGACTGCGG AAGGGAGCTGGCTTCCACCTGGACCTCTTCTGTGTGGCTGTGCTCATGCCCTTCACATCAGCGCTTGGGCTGCCCTGGTATGTCTCAGCCACTGTCATCTCCCTGGCCCACATGGACAGTCTTCGGAGAGAAAGCAGAGCCTGTGCCCCAGGGGAGGCTCCCAGCTTTCTGGGCATCAG AGAGCAGAGGCTGACGGGCCTGGCAGTATTCATCCTCACAGGAATCTCCATCTTCCTGGCACCTATACTCAAG TTCATCCCAATGCCTCTTCTCTATGGCATCTTCCTGTACATGGGGGTGACAGCGATTAGCAGCATCCAG TTCATGAAGAGGGTGCAGCTATTATTGATACCAGCGAAGCACCAGCCAGACCTTCTGTTCTTGCGGCATGTGCCCCTGAGCAGGGTCCACCTGTTCACAGCCATCCAGCTTGCCTGCCTGGGTCTGCTTTGGATAATCAAGTCTACCCCTGCAGCTATCATCTTCCCCATCATG TTGCTGGGCCTGGTGGGGGTCCGAAAGGCACTGGAGTGGGTCTTCTCGCCACAGGAACTCCTCTGGCTGGATGAGCTGATGCcggagaaagagagaggcatCCCTGAAAAGGGCGTGGAGCCAGAGTACTCGTTCAGTGGAAGTGACAGTGAAGAT TCAGAGCTGATGTATCAGCCAAAGGCTCCGGAAATCAACATCTCTGTGAATTAG
- the SLC4A9 gene encoding anion exchange protein 4 isoform X3 — MKLPGQEGSDISSASENVPTGQLDSGPGSGLSPDGPLDTDSRELEVHKDPPLFIQLNELLGWPHAPEWKETGRWVLFEEKLEVGAGRWSTPHVPTVALPSLQKLRSLLAKGLVLLDCPALSLQELTEQVTRVESLSPELRGKLKALLLQRPQHLIQTPCTSPCWGSAHPREASLEQEAPLKEQHQNPLRQKFAAGAEAGAVLAGQLGFLEQPLGVFVRLRDPVVLGPLIEVPLPSRFFCLLLGPPTLGRGYHEMGRAVAILLSDLQFQWRVRRASSLHDLLAALDAFLEEVTVLPPGRWDPTARIPPPKCLPSEHKRLPSQLRVAKGPSVRRRTPAEDRHGRRQHAANPELRRTGRLFGGLVQDVRRKASWYPSDFLDALHPQCFSAVLYIYLATITNAITFGGLLGEATDGAQGVLESFLGTAVTGAAFCLMAGQPLTILGSTGPVLVFERLLFSFSRDHSLDYLPFRLWVGIWVAIFCLVLVATEASVLVRYFTRFTEEGFCALISLIFIYDAVGKMLTLTHTYPIQRPGSPTYGCLCQYPDPGGNESQWTSTNPKDRDDILSMVRKMLGDFSSVLAILLGCGLDAFLGLATPKLMVPREFKPTLPGRGWLVSPFGANPWWLSVAAALPALLLSILIFMDQQITGVILNRAEYRLRKGAGFHLDLFCVAVLMPFTSALGLPWYVSATVISLAHMDSLRRESRACAPGEAPSFLGIREQRLTGLAVFILTGISIFLAPILKFIPMPLLYGIFLYMGVTAISSIQFMKRVQLLLIPAKHQPDLLFLRHVPLSRVHLFTAIQLACLGLLWIIKSTPAAIIFPIMLLGLVGVRKALEWVFSPQELLWLDELMPEKERGIPEKGVEPEYSFSGSDSEDSELMYQPKAPEINISVN; from the exons ATGAAGTTGCCAGGCCAAGAGGGGTCTGACATCTCCAGTGCTAGTGAAAATGTGCCTACAGGACAGCTGGACAGTGGCCCTGGCTCTGGCCTCAGCCCTGATGGCCCCTTAGACACAGACAGCAGGGAACTGGAGGTACACAAGGACCCTCCGCTCTTCATTCAGCTGAATGAGCTGCTGGGCTGGCCCCACGCACCCGAGTGGAAAGAGACAGGCAG GTGGGTGCTGTTTGAGGAGAAGTTGGAAGTGGGTGCAGGACGGTGGAGCACCCCCCACGTGCCCACCGTGGCACTACCCAGCCTCCAGAAGCTCCGCAGCTTGTTGGCCAAGGGCCTTGTCCTGCTGGACTGTCCAGCTCTGAGCCTCCAGGAGCTCACAG AGCAAGTGACCAGAGTGGAGTCGCTGAGCCCAGAGCTGAGAGGGAAGCTGAAGGCTTTGCTGCTGCAGAGACCCCAGCACCTCATCCAGACCCCATGCACCAGCCCCTGCTGGG GATCTGCCCATCCAAGAGAGGCTTCTCTGGAGCAGGAAGCCCCCCTGAAGGAACAG catcagaaCCCTCTAAGACAGAAGTTTGCTGCAGGGGCTGAAGCAGGAGCTGTGCTGGCAGGACAGCTGGGCTTCCTGGAACAGCCACTGGGGGTCTTTGTGCGACTGCGGGATCCAGTGGTACTGGGGCCCCTTATTGAGGTGCCCCTCCCCAGCAG GTTTTTCTGCCTGCTCCTCGGTCCCCCTACACTGGGAAGGGGCTACCATGAGATGGGCCGAGCAGTGGCCATCCTCCTCAGTGACCTG CAATTTCAGTGGAGAGTTCGGCGGGCCAGCAGCCTTCATGACCTTCTGGCAGCCCTGGATGCTTTCCTAGAGGAAGTGACAGTGCTCCCTCCAGGTCGATGGGACCCGACAGCTCGGATTCCCCCACCTAAATGCCTGCCGTCTGAGCACAAAAG GCTCCCTTCACAATTGCGGGTGGCCAAGGGGCCCTCTGTCCGGAGAAGGACCCCAGCTGAGGACAGGCACGGCCGCAGACAGCACGCGGCTAACCCGGAGTTGCGGCGGACGGGCAG GCTGTTCGGGGGCCTTGTCCAGGACGTGCGGAGGAAGGCCTCGTGGTACCCCAGCGACTTCTTGGACGCCCTGCACCCCCAGTGCTTCTCGGCCGTGCTCTACATTTACCTGGCCACCATCACTAACGCCATCACTTTTGGGGGTCTGCTGGGAGAAGCCACCGACGGTGcgcag GGGGTGCTGGAAAGCTTCCTGGGCACGGCAGTGACTGGAGCTGCCTTCTGCCTGATGGCTGGCCAGCCCCTCACCATCCTTGGCAGCACCGGGCCAGTGCTGGTCTTTGAACGTCTGCTCTTCTCCTTCAGCAG AGATCACAGCCTGGATTACCTGCCCTTCCGCCTGTGGGTTGGCATCTGGGTGGCCATCTTTTGCCTGGTGCTGGTGGCCACGGAGGCCAGCGTGCTGGTGCGCTACTTTACCCGCTTCACCGAGGAAGGCTTCTGTGCTCTCATCAGTCTCATCTTCATCTatgatgctgttggaaaaatgctGACCTTGACCCATACCTATCCCATCCAGAGACCTGGCTCTCCCACCTATGGCTGTCTCTGCCAGTACCCAGATCCAGGAG GAAATGAGTCTCAGTGGACAAGCACAAACCCTAAAGACAGAGATGACATCTTGAGCATG GTACGCAAGATGCTGGGTGACTTCTCCTCGGTCCTGGCCATCCTGCTAGGCTGTGGCCTCGATGCCTTCCTTGGCCTAGCCACACCGAAGCTCATGGTGCCCAGAGAGTTCAAG CCCACACTCCCTGGACGTGGCTGGCTGGTGTCACCTTTTGGAGCCAACCCCTGGTGGCTGAGTGTGGCAGCTGCCCTGCCTGCTCTGCTATTGTCTATCCTCATTTTCATGGACCAGCAGATCACAGGGGTCATCCTCAACCGTGCTGAATACAGACTGCGG AAGGGAGCTGGCTTCCACCTGGACCTCTTCTGTGTGGCTGTGCTCATGCCCTTCACATCAGCGCTTGGGCTGCCCTGGTATGTCTCAGCCACTGTCATCTCCCTGGCCCACATGGACAGTCTTCGGAGAGAAAGCAGAGCCTGTGCCCCAGGGGAGGCTCCCAGCTTTCTGGGCATCAG AGAGCAGAGGCTGACGGGCCTGGCAGTATTCATCCTCACAGGAATCTCCATCTTCCTGGCACCTATACTCAAG TTCATCCCAATGCCTCTTCTCTATGGCATCTTCCTGTACATGGGGGTGACAGCGATTAGCAGCATCCAG TTCATGAAGAGGGTGCAGCTATTATTGATACCAGCGAAGCACCAGCCAGACCTTCTGTTCTTGCGGCATGTGCCCCTGAGCAGGGTCCACCTGTTCACAGCCATCCAGCTTGCCTGCCTGGGTCTGCTTTGGATAATCAAGTCTACCCCTGCAGCTATCATCTTCCCCATCATG TTGCTGGGCCTGGTGGGGGTCCGAAAGGCACTGGAGTGGGTCTTCTCGCCACAGGAACTCCTCTGGCTGGATGAGCTGATGCcggagaaagagagaggcatCCCTGAAAAGGGCGTGGAGCCAGAGTACTCGTTCAGTGGAAGTGACAGTGAAGAT TCAGAGCTGATGTATCAGCCAAAGGCTCCGGAAATCAACATCTCTGTGAATTAG